The following proteins are co-located in the Bacillota bacterium genome:
- a CDS encoding ATP-binding cassette domain-containing protein: MRIAKAKIFLERFEQMDHLLSVRNLSKAYNGKPAVDNISFDVRRHEIMGFLGPNGAGKTTAIRMILGILRPNGGEVSFFWNGEASALNKQMVGYLPEERGLYDNAKVLDSLIYLAALKGVDGRTARARAIEWLELLKLSDYANHKLEKLSKGMQQKVQFIATILHKPELVVLDEPFSGLDPINQDLFKEMILKLREEGITVLLSAHQMNVVQELCDRIFLINNGKAVLYGTLEEIRDQHKINQVVIEFTGEDNLERYLTGLRDASDVKVAGNRASLRLHTDMDVNQFIQEAGRHCTLKGIKVEKPQLHEIFIETVGGRSK, translated from the coding sequence ATGAGGATAGCGAAAGCTAAAATATTTTTGGAGAGGTTTGAGCAAATGGACCATTTACTGTCTGTACGCAACCTAAGCAAAGCCTATAACGGCAAACCGGCGGTGGACAATATCAGCTTTGACGTGCGCCGCCACGAAATCATGGGATTTCTTGGGCCCAATGGCGCTGGCAAAACCACGGCGATTCGCATGATTCTCGGGATACTGAGGCCCAACGGGGGAGAAGTCAGTTTTTTTTGGAACGGTGAAGCGAGCGCTTTGAACAAACAAATGGTCGGCTACCTGCCAGAAGAGCGGGGACTGTACGATAACGCCAAAGTTCTGGACTCACTGATTTATCTTGCCGCCCTTAAAGGCGTGGACGGGCGCACCGCCCGGGCCCGGGCCATTGAGTGGCTGGAGCTCTTGAAATTAAGTGATTACGCCAACCACAAACTGGAGAAACTCTCCAAAGGTATGCAGCAAAAGGTGCAGTTTATCGCCACCATCCTGCATAAACCAGAATTGGTGGTTTTGGATGAACCCTTCTCGGGCCTGGACCCAATTAACCAGGACTTGTTCAAAGAGATGATTCTCAAGCTCCGGGAAGAGGGAATCACGGTGCTACTCTCGGCCCATCAAATGAATGTCGTGCAGGAACTCTGTGACCGGATTTTTTTGATTAACAATGGTAAGGCGGTATTGTACGGCACCTTGGAAGAAATCCGCGACCAACATAAGATTAACCAAGTTGTAATCGAGTTTACTGGGGAAGACAATCTGGAGCGTTATCTTACCGGACTGCGAGATGCCAGCGATGTAAAGGTTGCCGGCAACAGGGCCAGCCTGCGCCTGCATACCGATATGGATGTCAATCAATTTATTCAGGAAGCAGGACGGCACTGTACACTCAAAGGAATCAAAGTGGAAAAACCCCAGCTTCATGAAATATTTATCGAAACTGTCGGCGGGAGGTCTAAATAA
- a CDS encoding ABC transporter permease, translating to MQRRNIASVFKWELRKHIKSPIFLIFTFLIPGFMILGGFLPNFVVSQIGADAQDLYIRDETAQLAPLIEDTLRDSNYEIIITDSDVDELEAKLEAGEIPGYLHITEETLASGQMTFYLADAKDISRNDLQQSLQPAYTQYRLQASGVNPEELASIMVPATVNVLTVSGEEQGIADILIPMFTGMILFISILFSGQILMQSVIKEKRNRIIEILLSSLSARELLVGKILAFGALGLIQIGIWLTAGLTVATRFMDLSALQFEYTQILTSLPYFVLGYLLLATMFAAMAAMMKDAESGSQAHGLVIMIPILPLMLSAPIMMAPNHIIVRIVSFIPIFTPATMLMRMGATTVPAWEIIATSLALLAGTIFFLYIGARIYGGSLLKYDTASGFKDVIGLLKNKD from the coding sequence ATGCAGAGACGTAATATCGCCAGTGTTTTTAAATGGGAACTGCGCAAGCACATAAAGAGTCCGATATTCTTGATCTTCACCTTTTTGATTCCCGGGTTCATGATTCTGGGAGGATTTTTACCTAACTTCGTGGTCTCCCAAATCGGGGCCGATGCCCAGGATCTCTATATCAGGGATGAAACAGCGCAACTGGCGCCCCTGATTGAGGATACCCTCAGGGATTCAAACTACGAGATCATTATCACCGACAGTGATGTTGATGAACTGGAAGCAAAACTGGAAGCGGGCGAAATCCCCGGCTATCTGCATATTACGGAAGAAACTTTGGCCAGCGGCCAGATGACCTTTTATCTTGCAGACGCAAAGGATATCAGTCGCAACGATTTGCAACAATCCCTGCAGCCGGCATACACCCAATACCGTCTGCAAGCGTCCGGGGTCAACCCCGAGGAGCTTGCGTCGATCATGGTTCCGGCAACGGTGAACGTGCTGACAGTAAGTGGCGAAGAGCAAGGGATAGCCGATATCCTAATTCCGATGTTCACCGGAATGATTCTGTTCATTTCGATTCTGTTCTCCGGTCAGATCCTGATGCAGAGCGTAATCAAGGAAAAGCGCAACCGCATTATCGAGATTCTCCTATCTTCGTTGTCAGCCAGAGAATTATTGGTTGGCAAAATCCTCGCCTTTGGCGCTCTTGGTCTGATTCAAATTGGCATTTGGTTGACTGCCGGTCTTACTGTCGCCACCCGATTCATGGACTTAAGCGCCCTTCAATTTGAATATACACAGATTCTCACGTCCCTGCCCTATTTTGTCCTCGGTTACCTGCTGCTGGCAACGATGTTTGCGGCGATGGCGGCGATGATGAAAGATGCCGAGAGTGGCAGCCAGGCCCATGGTCTTGTAATCATGATCCCCATTCTCCCGCTGATGCTTTCGGCGCCAATCATGATGGCCCCGAACCACATCATCGTCCGGATTGTCAGCTTCATCCCGATATTTACACCGGCGACAATGCTGATGCGGATGGGTGCGACCACTGTTCCGGCATGGGAAATAATCGCCACATCACTGGCACTGCTGGCGGGAACCATTTTCTTCCTTTATATCGGAGCCCGGATATATGGCGGCAGCCTCTTGAAGTATGACACCGCCTCCGGGTTCAAGGATGTAATCGGCCTCCTAAAAAACAAAGATTAA
- a CDS encoding helix-turn-helix transcriptional regulator, with protein sequence MKVKLNSQLKKHRVLAELTQDELAAKVGVRRETIVHLEAGRYNPSLKLAWQLAKVLNTGIEEIFWYDEDSES encoded by the coding sequence CTGAAGGTGAAGCTAAACTCACAGCTAAAAAAACACCGGGTGCTGGCAGAACTAACCCAGGATGAACTGGCTGCCAAAGTTGGTGTGCGCAGGGAGACGATTGTTCACTTAGAGGCAGGCCGCTACAATCCATCCTTAAAGCTAGCCTGGCAGCTTGCCAAAGTTTTAAACACCGGGATTGAAGAGATTTTTTGGTACGATGAGGATAGCGAAAGCTAA
- a CDS encoding phospholipase D family protein, translating into MTLSRALKVVLYIAAIYAVYALVAGVIIFGFHQPAVNQPTEYVSARFFSEETGPDRVVLVEGRSQSAQARVNLIEKAQHTLDITYHAVHAGESADLFFGCIFAAADRGVQVRLLLDGLFHSLRGTNKDLLYAVIDHPNIELRLYEPLNLLQPWTANNRLHDKLLVVDKQLAMTGGRNIGDKYFLEDFDGEPVHDRDVVIVNTDMDVPTQSVVSQIGDYFDEVWEHEFTSMPSQDLTGRQRRRGQERIEELRRFVAEQRRAQPELFKPANNWLEDSVPTNKITLIHNPLQRLNKEPWVWQELAGLLVGAEESIYMQSPYVIPGGQMMRCLDVEQISAEDINILTNSVATSPNPFAMSGYTRYRPWLVDVGINLYEYQGPGSVHAKSYVFDSRLSLVGSFNIDPRSAFLSTETMVVIDSEEFAAILEEQIKHLVAEGSLAVGPDYGYQDSSAVEARPVSRFKRLLVRILSWITYPFEYML; encoded by the coding sequence TTGACGCTGAGTCGTGCACTAAAAGTAGTTCTATACATAGCAGCAATCTATGCAGTTTACGCCCTGGTGGCCGGAGTGATCATCTTTGGTTTTCATCAACCGGCGGTGAACCAGCCCACAGAGTATGTTAGTGCCAGATTCTTTAGCGAAGAAACTGGTCCCGACCGGGTGGTTTTGGTGGAGGGACGCTCCCAATCTGCCCAGGCACGGGTTAATCTAATTGAGAAAGCGCAGCATACCCTGGACATCACTTACCATGCAGTCCATGCCGGGGAGAGTGCCGATTTATTCTTTGGGTGCATTTTTGCCGCGGCCGACCGGGGTGTGCAAGTGCGGTTGCTTTTGGATGGCCTGTTCCATAGTCTCCGGGGAACTAACAAAGACTTGCTCTACGCCGTGATTGACCATCCCAATATTGAGCTCCGCCTCTATGAGCCCTTGAATTTGCTTCAGCCCTGGACGGCAAATAATCGCTTGCATGACAAGTTGCTGGTTGTTGACAAACAATTGGCGATGACCGGCGGCCGAAACATCGGTGATAAATATTTTCTTGAGGACTTCGACGGGGAGCCTGTCCATGACCGGGATGTTGTTATAGTCAACACTGACATGGACGTGCCCACCCAGAGCGTTGTCAGCCAGATAGGTGATTATTTCGATGAGGTTTGGGAGCATGAATTTACCAGTATGCCCAGCCAGGACTTGACCGGGCGCCAGCGGCGCCGCGGTCAAGAGCGGATAGAGGAGTTGCGCCGGTTTGTCGCTGAACAAAGACGGGCGCAGCCGGAATTGTTTAAGCCTGCTAATAACTGGTTGGAGGATTCAGTTCCGACAAATAAGATAACTCTGATCCATAATCCCTTGCAACGCCTGAACAAAGAGCCCTGGGTGTGGCAGGAGTTGGCGGGTCTGCTTGTCGGAGCTGAAGAGTCGATATATATGCAAAGCCCGTACGTTATTCCCGGCGGCCAAATGATGCGCTGCCTGGATGTGGAACAAATTTCGGCGGAGGATATCAATATTCTAACAAATTCGGTGGCCACCAGCCCCAATCCCTTCGCCATGTCCGGCTATACCCGTTATCGCCCCTGGTTGGTGGATGTTGGTATCAATCTATATGAGTATCAGGGTCCGGGCTCTGTTCATGCCAAATCTTATGTCTTTGACAGCCGGCTCAGTCTGGTTGGCTCCTTCAACATCGACCCACGCAGCGCATTTTTAAGCACTGAAACCATGGTTGTTATTGACAGCGAGGAATTTGCAGCCATCCTGGAGGAGCAAATCAAGCACCTTGTTGCGGAAGGCAGTCTGGCCGTAGGCCCCGATTATGGATATCAAGACAGCTCGGCGGTGGAGGCCAGGCCTGTGTCAAGGTTTAAGCGCTTGTTGGTCAGAATACTTTCGTGGATCACCTATCCCTTTGAATATATGCTTTAA
- a CDS encoding HAD family hydrolase yields MRKLIALDLDGTLLQSDMTISTATKKLLKELQAAGHLVTIATGRPFVSAVGFVRELEITNPFLAINGALMVNSNGKIYKTHPVPKNLAREFLDFCLEKDITCTLVTKDEMFISRNDIYAIQMHQLYDKTTPTLIENRETATEAPILNIFLNSSDHARFEEIFKTIHDAFEPRLRVVRVGDLMMDVVQPGVSKGEGLKDLAAMLNIPMSDTIAIGDNHNDIQMLKMAGTGVAMAGADREVQQAADMVTAGNDEDGVIRALEKLIQ; encoded by the coding sequence ATGCGTAAATTGATCGCCCTGGATTTGGATGGAACGCTGTTACAGAGCGACATGACCATATCCACGGCCACCAAAAAGCTTCTTAAAGAACTTCAAGCCGCCGGCCACCTAGTGACGATTGCCACTGGCAGACCATTCGTTTCTGCGGTCGGTTTTGTCCGGGAGCTTGAGATCACCAATCCGTTTTTAGCGATAAACGGCGCCCTGATGGTCAACTCCAATGGGAAAATCTACAAGACCCATCCTGTTCCTAAAAATCTTGCCAGGGAATTCCTTGATTTTTGCCTGGAAAAAGATATAACATGCACACTGGTCACCAAAGATGAAATGTTTATCAGCCGCAATGACATTTATGCCATCCAGATGCATCAGCTATATGACAAAACCACGCCGACTTTAATCGAAAACCGGGAAACGGCAACGGAAGCGCCTATCTTAAACATCTTCCTCAATTCATCTGACCATGCGCGTTTTGAGGAGATTTTCAAAACCATCCATGATGCTTTCGAACCGAGACTCAGGGTTGTACGCGTTGGCGACTTGATGATGGACGTTGTGCAGCCGGGAGTTTCCAAAGGTGAGGGGCTAAAAGATTTAGCGGCAATGCTTAATATTCCAATGTCTGACACCATCGCAATCGGCGATAACCATAATGATATTCAAATGCTAAAAATGGCCGGCACCGGTGTAGCAATGGCCGGCGCTGACCGGGAAGTACAGCAAGCAGCCGACATGGTGACGGCCGGAAATGATGAAGATGGGGTTATCCGTGCTCTGGAGAAACTGATACAGTAA